The following proteins come from a genomic window of Thermodesulfobacteriota bacterium:
- a CDS encoding dienelactone hydrolase family protein produces FVPKEQFDKFKNIMKDTGANYELIVYPGVKHSFTNPAADEYGKKFDLPLEYDADADQKSWEQTQAFLKRIFQPEDN; encoded by the coding sequence GTTTGTTCCAAAAGAGCAGTTTGATAAATTTAAGAACATTATGAAAGACACTGGAGCTAACTACGAGTTAATTGTATATCCTGGAGTTAAGCATAGCTTCACAAACCCAGCAGCAGACGAATATGGAAAGAAATTTGATCTTCCACTTGAGTATGACGCTGATGCAGATCAGAAGTCCTGGGAACAAACTCAGGCATTTTTAAAAAGAATATTCCAACCTGAAGACAATTAA